A single Cannabis sativa cultivar Pink pepper isolate KNU-18-1 chromosome 7, ASM2916894v1, whole genome shotgun sequence DNA region contains:
- the LOC133039733 gene encoding uncharacterized protein LOC133039733, whose translation MPPRRQDEELRQLRRQPEPPVQIRQDAENRDPPAAVVYPATEARHELLAERFRNQHRPEFEGGIDPVGAEEWISRIESILQMLRVDGNDRVKCASYMLRKDARIWWEVVEQTKDVDTMNWDDLKRVFNEKYYNSAVLAAKVDEFTGLVQGSLTVTEYAQKFDRLVKFALDLVPTNRVRAHRFVEGLKPMVARDVKIVSRGQFSYAQVVEMALTAERSENKIWKENAARRESKKGEANSNDHKKRGQDQSGQPSQDKRYKTDNDQRFNGSSGRNIPECTKCTKRHLDECRAKACYKCGKEGHIKRNCLLCGQTGNKT comes from the exons ATGCCTCCTAGAAG GCAGGATGAAGAACTTCGTCAGCTGAGACGTCAACCAGAGCCGCCAGTCCAAATAAGGCAGGATGCAGAAAATAGAGACCCGCCAGCTGCAGTGGTATATCCTGCTACAGAGGCTAGACATGAGTTGTTAgcagagagatttcgaaatcaACACCGACCTGAGTTTGAGGGAGGCATAGACCCGGTAGGGGCTGAGGAGTGGATAAGTCGCATAGAAAGCATTTTGCAGATGCTAAGGGTCGATGGGAATGACCGAGTGAAATGTGCATCTTACATGTTGAGGAAAGATGCTCGTATCTGgtgggaggtggtggaacaaacaAAGGATGTAGATACCATGAACTGGGATGATTTGAAAAGGGTCTttaatgagaagtattataactcAGCAGTTCTAGCAGCAAAGGTCGATGAATTTACTGGATTAGTCCAAGGGAGTCTTACTGTGactgagtatgcacaaaaatttgaTAGATTGGTGAAATTCGCTCTAGATCTGGTACCTACTAATAGAGTGCGAGCGCATCGATTTGTGGAAGGCCTGAAACCAATGGTTGCTCGAGATGTGAAAATTGTGTCAAGGGGTCAATTCAGTTATGCTCAAGTTGTCGAAATGGCTCTTACAGCTGAGCGGAGtgaaaacaaaatttggaaggaaaatgctgCCAGGAGAGAATCTAAGAAAGGTGAAGCCAATTCTAATGACCACAAGAAACGGGGACAGGACCAGTCCGGGCAGCCAAGTCAAGACAAGAGGTACAAAACTGATAACGACCAACGATTTAATGGCAGCAGTGGGCGAAACATTCCAGAATGCACTAAATGTACCAAACGTCATCTCGACGAGTGTCGCGCAAAAGCATGCTACAAATGTGGAAAAGAAGGACACATCAAACGCAATTGTCTACTGTGTGGACAGACTGGGAACAAAACATAA